A genomic region of Deltaproteobacteria bacterium contains the following coding sequences:
- a CDS encoding DUF433 domain-containing protein, with the protein MKELNRITFHPEIMGGKPCIRGMRVTVGMIVGLVASGHEKREILDMYPYLETADIEQALNYAAWRVEEMEVPFATGTA; encoded by the coding sequence ATGAAAGAACTGAATCGAATCACGTTTCATCCCGAAATAATGGGAGGGAAGCCCTGCATCAGGGGGATGCGGGTAACAGTAGGCATGATTGTCGGCTTAGTTGCTTCCGGCCATGAAAAGCGTGAGATATTGGACATGTACCCATACCTCGAGACTGCAGATATTGAACAAGCCTTAAACTACGCGGCATGGCGTGTTGAAGAAATGGAAGTCCCTTTCGCTACGGGGACAGCATGA
- a CDS encoding integron integrase: MGKLEEAVRTALRTEHYSLRTEQAYLQWIRRFVGSHRGKRPSSMGGVEIHQFLSHLAINDRVAASTQNQALNAIVFLYRKVVKKDLGDFSDLPRARRPKRLPIVLGRQEVQALLSQMDGVEGLIARLIYGTGMRISEALRLRIQDLAFDRNEITVRAGKGDKDRRVPFPASLKAELHQHLDGRRHQYVEDRKKGMHEVELPDALARKYPNAPYEWRWQFVFAGDDYSVDPRTRTRRRHHLHQVRVQRAVKRAATRAAITSRVSPHTLRHCFATHLLEAGQDIRTVQELLGHADVSTTMIYTHVFNKGPMGVVSPLDTL; the protein is encoded by the coding sequence ATGGGTAAGCTGGAGGAAGCCGTTCGGACGGCCCTGCGCACGGAACACTATTCGTTGAGAACTGAACAGGCATACCTTCAATGGATCCGGCGCTTCGTGGGTTCTCATCGGGGGAAGCGGCCTTCCAGTATGGGCGGGGTTGAAATTCATCAATTTCTGAGTCATCTGGCGATTAACGACCGTGTCGCAGCCAGCACACAGAACCAGGCGCTGAATGCCATTGTCTTTCTATACCGCAAGGTGGTGAAAAAGGATCTTGGAGATTTCAGTGACCTCCCGCGTGCCCGCCGTCCGAAGCGTCTTCCGATCGTGCTTGGCCGCCAGGAAGTGCAGGCGCTTTTGTCGCAAATGGACGGCGTGGAGGGTTTGATTGCCCGTTTGATTTACGGCACCGGAATGCGGATCTCTGAGGCACTGAGGCTCCGGATTCAGGATTTGGCGTTTGACCGTAACGAAATCACGGTAAGGGCTGGAAAAGGGGATAAGGATCGAAGGGTCCCTTTCCCCGCATCCCTCAAAGCTGAACTGCATCAACATCTGGACGGCCGGCGACACCAATATGTAGAAGACCGCAAAAAGGGGATGCACGAAGTCGAACTCCCCGATGCTTTGGCCCGGAAGTACCCCAATGCGCCTTACGAATGGAGATGGCAATTTGTTTTTGCTGGTGACGATTACTCCGTAGATCCCCGTACCCGCACCCGGCGCCGGCATCACCTTCACCAGGTTCGGGTGCAGCGCGCGGTCAAACGGGCCGCGACCCGGGCAGCCATCACGTCTCGTGTTAGCCCTCACACGCTCAGACATTGCTTTGCAACCCATTTGTTGGAAGCCGGCCAGGACATCCGAACCGTTCAGGAACTCCTCGGCCATGCGGACGTCTCTACTACGATGATTTACACCCACGTCTTCAACAAGGGGCCGATGGGTGTGGTCAGTCCGTTGGACACCCTGTGA